GCATCCTGTTGAGCAGTGCAGTGCACCGTAGCCACCATACGCActtttcctcttcattacactATCACAGTTTTTCCATGATGCATCCACAATGAGTCACATTTCATCAATTCTTAAATATTTTCCTGATTTGATTTATAATGGAGACTCCTAAGTTCCTAAATTAGCCTGTAAAACTGCTAGGGGAGGTCTAGAGTAAACAATAATTTTATGATAGGAATCAAATCTTGGCTGGCTCAGGCTTACTggggagcaaaaaaaaaatctgcactgCAGTATTTGTCAGTAACTATATCAAAAACAACAGCCAAATTAAACGGAGCTTGCTGTTCTGCATTACTCTAATGATATTCATAATTTAATTCCACACAGCAAGCTTTTCCATAGCAGTACAGTTAAAATCTTAATGAGCACAAAGCTCAACGGGGCATTGGGGTGTAATACGCTATgctagtgtgtgttacagttatCATTAGGCTATAATAACATCTCTTTATGAAATAACATTTGCATAGGAATCTCACATTTCAGTTAACTGTGCTAAAACAGTGAATGGGTGCATTTACTTATTGAGAACAGGAATACAATACAAGAGCCATGGTTATTCATGGGGTTATGAGGGCAGGTTTTTTCATGGCAACATTGAACAGAACTTACATTTAACTACTTTgtacggaataaaacactggggGCGTGCTgcaataggaaaataatcaacaacagggtagtgtgatgcagcctgaagCAAAGCAGAGTCACTCTAACAGCCAGTCCTATGGTTTTGTATTcgacttataccacagcagtttgccagtgattttatttatttatttatttatttatttatttaagaacaaCACAACATAATTTTATAGTATATCTGTTTAGAATTACTttcaatgttgtggaacatctgtgagagaagttagttcctgttatcacttacgttattgcagttataaacagtcattccctcgtaagcctatcttttttttttctctttcttgaatttaacaaaaacaaacaaacaaacaaacaaatgcagcttgtcatgttaccaagaaatcaGAAAGAGCAAAACTTACTCCtgcaaaatgctgacactgtagactccttccgtaaatgttaaataaacgtctccttacagacaACTTCCCTGTATCAACAATTATctgattttatttgttaaataaaacacatttgaaatatatttactattaaccattgattttttattttttatttggacGTATCTGACATACAAGTCCCCGTGAATGTGCTATTACTACAGAAAAGATAACATATGAGCATGAATGAACACATTTTCAACtgaaaaagcatctcagaatacacaacacatcaaagcttgaggtggatgggctacgacagcagaagaccacatcaggttccactcctgtcagtcaagaacaagaatctgaggctatcatgggcaagACTCCTCAAGGTTTGATGCTTTGTGCACGctgagatgattttctgctgGTAAGAGTGATCATATGAGTTGCTATATCCTTCCCGGGAGCTCAAATcaatctggacattttcctCTGACTGGTGTTGTCAACAAGGCTGTGTCATcaatcactcaatgttttttgttttctgcaccattctgtgtgaaaATCGCAGGACATCAGAAATTTATGAAATACCCAAACCAGATCACaatattttccccattctgatgtttgatgtgaatattaactgaagctcttgaccagtATCTGCTGATTTTGTGGGTTGTGATGCTGCCATGTGATTGGATGATTAGGAAACCACACAAACATGCAGGGACACAGGTGTTCCTGTTGAATTGGATGGTGAggatatatttgtttgtttatttgaatccgttattttatttatgtaatcattattttaatgaagcaaaaatCAGCTAAACTGAAggatataatgtatgtatgtatgaactACGGTGTAATCAGTATAAACCAATCTACACCTACAGATTATTGTattcaagtaaataaatcaaaacgaAAGCACACAATACAAAATTGCAagattttacacaaaaaaacgccaaaattgaaacacacacagatttcaTGTTTTGACagctttattgtttctgtatatttttaaagacaaaaatatattttacatttggcACCTTAACTCTATGTATATAATACTTTAGAAATAAAGTAATTCAATCCccaatataatataacatttatagGGCACACCAGTAGCTATGGTAATGACGCGAGATAAAGGAAGCAGCTTCCGCTTGTTGTATAGATCCACCCCGGAAGTCAAGTTACCGCCATTTTAGGTTTAGGCGCGCGGCGTGCTCGGTTGTGCGTCTTGAGTGGGCTAGCGTTGTTTTTCCTTCCCTTTCTTTTCAGCGCGGTTATATTTACACTTTATCGTTTTAAAAGGTGAGTAAATAGGTGAGTAGCAGAGATGAGTTACGGTAGACCTCCGCCCGACGTTGAGGGCATGACCTCGCTGAAAGTGGACAACCTGACTTACCGAACCTCGCCTGAGACGTTGCGGCGCGTTTTCGAGAAGTACGGCCGCGTCGGAGACGTGTACATCCCGAGAGATCGGTACACGAAGGAGAGCCGCGGGTTCGCCTTCGTGCGCTTCCACGACAAGCGAGACGCCGAGGACGCGATGGACGCCATGGACGGCGCGCTGCTGGACGGACGCGAGCTTCGCGTGCAAATGGCGCGCTACGGCCGACCGCCGGATTCGCACTACGGCCGTCGCGGAGGACCTCCGCGCAGATACGGCGGGTACGGACGGAGGAGTCGCAGGTCAGTGATCCTAATTACAAAATAGCTCGCGAAcatggagatggaggaggaggaggatgatgaagTTGAGCGAAATGATAGGCCGAAATCCAAATGACTGTTGAATGTGGCCTGTTGAATGTGGCCTGTTTACAAATAATACATTATTCTCACGCAGAATAAAAACTTTGCTGGTTGGTAACAAAGTAAAACTTAATTTAGCGGTTATAATTCTAATTAACACGCTTACGAATATTTTGTGCAGCAAAGGCGCAGTGGAGGCCTTATAAACAAACTCGAGCCTCGGGTTTTCCTGAGGGAGCGATGCGAATAGAACGCTGTCTAGCCGGGTCTCAGTAAACTGCCAGCGCGGTGCAACTGCGGCCTAGTAGGCCCAGCCGTGCTCGAGTTCACTCACAAAATAGCTAATCATTAACTAACACACAAGTTGTACAGTGAGTCAGCGCAAGTGTATTTTTGtggcaaaataaacaaacattggTGGTTTTATATATTAGTTATAATTCTTTTTCTCATTATTCAATTAGTTATCAAAAACCTTTTAGCTAGTGAAGTTAGCTTGGCAACGCGAAAACAAACGTCACCCCCATGTGACCCGCGCCATATTTTAATCTCTCAGAAGATTTATTGCACAATGCCCTTACATGTTTTCTTTGGCTTATGTGCTCATGAGTGCTGTTTGTTTTCCAGTCGCAGCCCCAGGCGCAGGAGGCACAGCCGTTCCCGCAGCAGGAGTCGCTCCCGCTCCAGAAGCAGATCTCGCTACAGCCGCTCCAGATCCAAGTCCTACTCCCGATCTCGCTCCCGCTCTAAGAGCCGCACACCCCGCAGGAGCAAATCCAAATCTCCTTCCAGGTCCCGATCCAGATCTAAGTCCAAGTCTCCTTCCAGGAGTCGCAGTCCCCGTTCGAACAGAGCGTCCAAATCCAAGTCAAGGTCCAGGTCCAGGAGCAGACCCAAATCCCCCGAGGCCAATGGAGCCACCCAGGAGTCATGAGCGCGAGTTCAGgtaaacacacacgtgcaggaAAGTGACCTCTGGGTCTTTtattgttgaatttttttactCTTATTAATCAATCCTGAACCAAACATCTAATCTTTCAACAATTACTTCTACACATCTGTAAGAACATCCCCAGATTGCTTTAAATGGTAACGACTTATGCTTTATTTTAAAGTGGGGTTCTTGCACAGGTCTGGGAAATTAAAGGAATGCATTTGTAGAGCTGGAAAACGCTCTACAAACTAGTACATGGCCAAAATGTAGCTGtccttttattttctgtgcagacTCAGtatggtttttttaaaaaaaaagtaaatattatgAAGCTTTCCTCCTTAAAGAAGGAAAGCTGTATACAATGGGCAAGAACCCAGACAAGTTTATCAGCTGTAACAAGGGAGGGGGATCTAGATATAGCGAATGATGCAGGTGTATTTTGGATTTAGTGCTTTGTGTCATGGCAGTGCTTTAGTGAATTATTTGGGAATGCatgactatttatttaaaaaaaaaacaaaacacgcaCACAACCGGAACCCGGTTTCGGATCCACGGAAGGTAAAGCCGtaagtatttctttatttgcaaCCAATAGATTGTGGGTGGTAAACGTTTTTACCTTAATGTGGAATTCTTTCCTCCAAGCTGCTGATTCCTGTATGCAAAAGAGGAGTTTGGGGGCAGTTTGAGAGCAGTTAGTGTGTGGTCCGACCGTTGGCTGCCTGCTGCTGCTTGGCGGTTGCTATGGAGCAGGTCGGTCTCATTGAGTGTTGAGGTGGTGTTGAGGTACGTTCGAAGGACGACGGACTGAGGCCTTTTTCCATCTTCCTTGTCACACGCCCATAGACGAAAGCAGGACAGAGAACACCCAAAAACAGCAGGATGCTTTCTCAAAGCTCGTGTACAGTCAGCGAAGTACTGAAAATGTTTATGGTTTATTTTCAGCGTTTGCTGACGTCATAACGTCGCTTTCAGAAAGGCATCCCCTACCCCCAGGTTTTGCTCATTTCATTGAGGTTACTCAACACCAATAAGGGTTAATGATTTAATTCGAGCAACTCTACAACAGACTCGTTGCTCACTAGACAAGTGTAAAAggcttgcctttttttttggtaagcacaggatttttttatttacaaaaaaattttttttttaattgaagctgGCCAAAAGTGAATAGTGCTTAGTCAGCAACCGCTGCTTTTACGGAAATATAGGAACTATACAAGCTTCTCTGTGcttgtatatttaaaaatcgTCTACCTTGACTTCTTTAAAACTCACtgacttttttctttcccaGATGATGTCAGATGAATGAGTCTTCATTCCGAGGATCACTTCGAAAGGAAAAGTCCATCTGAGGATTTCTAAATTCACCTTGTCAGACCAAAAGGTTGTTGCAAACTCGGTCTACatctttttaaaacctttttttttttttttttttgcctttgtttAGTTGACCAGAAATTTCTGTACCGTATTCTGGAGTGTGATCATCTTGAATTGAATATTTGCGCTTAAGTGGATTCTTAggtggaaagttttttttttctctttttttttgttgctagtttgtgcattttgtttagTACTTGATGTTAAGTAATCGCCCAGCCAATAAAGTAAGTTCATTTTCAATTCATTACGTCTTTTTCTTTAATGCAGTGTGTACTCAAGTCTGTAATgtaataaagctgtttttttttttttcttttttctcatctCTGTATGGAAACTCTGGCCAGATGTTTAGCCCTAGCACATGCACGTGTGTCGCAATTTAATAAATTGCTTTCCATGTGAAATCAAAATCACATTCTCTACCTGAatttggggttttatttttttcttgtgtgttaTCTGCTTATTTGGCATATCTGTGATTTTCTAATGCTCTCCCTTGTGTATCTTTTGTGCACTAGGCGCAGTTGCGCAGCAGTTGAGTATTGCTGGTTAGCTGTTAAGGTGGCGTGTTGCAGTGCAGAGTGCTTGGCTGTTTCCAGTATTCTCCTGATTGCTCCCGTGTAACGCCTTGATTTGACGGTTTTTAAAGCTGCAGCAGAATGACCTGCGCGGGTCCTTCCTGCAAACCTTTCGTTCGATAAATTTACGCATTGGGAGGTAGTGCACCAACATTATCACGTCAATTTTCAACGGcagcattttgttgtttgtggaAACGTTCACAGCTGTAAGCTCCATGTGAATgctaataaaccttttttttgtgttaacGCTTgtagtgttgtaattttattagtgttgaACATGTTCATTTCGCACAGCTGGAATTAAACATTAGTGTATTGCTTGGACACAGAGCACCAGCACTTGGGATTTCTGGTAAGTATATGGGGTTGAGGAGTCATACCAACATACCTTTTTAAACTAAAACATGTCATCCCACCTAACCCAGAGACCTAATGTTGGGTGGGTTTGACATGCTTGGTTCCTGCCCATGTTTGCGAAGCACCAGTTCTGGCTTGTGTAGTGTCTGAAATGACTGACGGGAAGGGCGTCCAAACACAAGCATCCAGGACCCGAAGTCCGTCTTCCAAACAGGTTTCTCTGTGACTAAACCGTAGTAAAAGGTTTAACCTGTTGGTTTTCTGtcatgttctacatatcttcagattatttgtacaagtaaggGAAAAAAGCAACTACTGTGCCTAATACAGATGTAGACAATTTTTGTCCAAGTTTTTCTGGCTTTTTAAAAGAATTCCAGATGTTTTACATGCGCATGGATTATACTAAGATCTGTAGGATGGGTTGGTATAATCAAACTTACCTTGTCAATATAAAACGTTGCTTAGTTTAATATTTCTCCATGAGGGATTGAttagtgggtttttattttttcccccctccacaTTCCTTGTTTGAAAGTTAAAACCGTTTCCAGTTTAGTAAGTCTTTACCTATCCATCTCCCGATTCTGCTAGCAGATTATGGAAAAGGGTTTATGAATATACATACTTCATTTTCCCCTGTGAGATTGATTTTTGACATCGGTACAACAGCTTTACTGCACTGTGGAAGTGCTAATGTCTTCAGTTTGACttattttaagcctttttttaaTAGAAGCAAATTTATAGCAAGATTATTTCACttgaaattactgcagattaCTTTTGTCTTTATAATAACTGAAATTACTATTCGATCAATGTACCTAAATAGTTTTGAGAGGTTTTAGGTGTTACACTGTTTATCTAATTGAATAAGACTTTCTAGGTTATTTTTAGgcttaaatgtattttttttttattcaacaaACACATTTTGAATGGTTTCCAGCAAGCTCTGGGTCAGAGATTAAATCTTTTCATGATGTAACTtaagggttttttattttattaattttttttataaaaagtataGTTGGCCATAGTGCATCAACGGTGTTTGGGAATGAGGATTTATCAACATTGTGTTTTCACATAATGTGAACTTTTCGGTTTTATTTTGTCAGTTGAACTGCAACTTCAGGTGAGTGGGGTTGAGGttctctgtctatatatataattaccCAAGGTTAACCAACAACTGTAATTTTCATGTCAGTGTAGGTTTTGCTGAATTGTGTGATTGagtatttttaatgaattacaAACCTAGTTAACCAGTCGGGAGCTAATATAAACTAGCTAGTGTTGGAGTATGTGAGCtagtgcagtggttttcaaagtggggggtGCTGGGTGGGGCTCAACAATTtgttgtgaaaaataaattgtcactctcagacaaccacacacaatcaattcttatgtaatgtaaagatgtaaaatcgaattatttattttttttaaaaaaggcggggggggggggggggggggttatattcagaagtctgtattttttgtgtgttttaaagacatcttgcaaaaggggggcctcggtcaaatgttaatgccatttggggggccttacACCCGAagagtttgggaacccctgaccTAGTGTACAATGCCTTGCCTAAAACGTAGACTACTGTTAATAGTAAATGAATAATTGGGTAAGATTACAACTAATATTTCATTTTCTGATCGACATAAAATACCCTGAGCTTGGGTATACAATTGTGTCTAAAATTTTATAATATTGTGTACAATTAAGTTTTCATACAGTCTAATACATTTTATAGGTAAATATATGTATTACTTCAGTTAAAGCAgagttcatttcatttaaacgtttacatttatttatatacgtTGCTGTCGTTTTCCTTATTTTGTTTCCTGGAGTGATGAattcacttttttattaattaattttaaattcattataaATACATGCTCAAATTCGGTATTAATATCAACAATTCAGTTGTGTATTTCAGCAAATAAACCAGTAAATACATAGATTTGATGAATATCTAgtctttaaaatgtaaattcagtttttatatatcatatatatatataaattatatgtgTATTACGTTTTCTATTGGAGGATGCAATTTTCAAGCACGTTCGTGTCACACTTTTCTCTCATGGCTTAGGTTTTACTTTAAAATTGCAATCTACCCTTCTTTCCAAAACGTTTTGCTGGTTTTGTCTAAATGAAGCCATATttgaataatattatataaaggTGAATTAGACATTTAGCTTACATTCGAAGTATTAGTTTAAGATTAGAGAATAGAGTGTGTATAAAATGATTGACAAGCCGGTTTATCCAAAACACCTTCCGGACCGGAAGTCCGTTTTCTCAGCGACTTTATACACGTTTGCTAATGccatatattaaattattattagtactgtttattattatgttctACATATGTT
This is a stretch of genomic DNA from Ictalurus punctatus breed USDA103 chromosome 13, Coco_2.0, whole genome shotgun sequence. It encodes these proteins:
- the srsf2a gene encoding serine and arginine rich splicing factor 2a, giving the protein MSYGRPPPDVEGMTSLKVDNLTYRTSPETLRRVFEKYGRVGDVYIPRDRYTKESRGFAFVRFHDKRDAEDAMDAMDGALLDGRELRVQMARYGRPPDSHYGRRGGPPRRYGGYGRRSRSRSPRRRRHSRSRSRSRSRSRSRSRYSRSRSKSYSRSRSRSKSRTPRRSKSKSPSRSRSRSKSKSPSRSRSPRSNRASKSKSRSRSRSRPKSPEANGATQES